The Dendropsophus ebraccatus isolate aDenEbr1 chromosome 2, aDenEbr1.pat, whole genome shotgun sequence DNA segment TGTATGTGACAAACTCATCACTGCTACATCAATCAGACTAAATTATGTTGTATATGACAGACTTATCACTGCTACATCTATCAGACAAAGTTTTGTTGTATATGACagactcagcactgctacatatataacattaagcTCTGTTATATATGACAgacttggctctgctacatctgctctGCTAGGCTGGAGCTGTCACATAGCCATAGATGATGCACTCCTTCAGTTTTGCTGCATCTTAGCCAATGTAAGTAAATGGGGCATGTTGTGAACCACAAGTACCAGCAAATGCCAAGTAATCCACCCTGGATGCAGCTACGTgcagctcacagtgcagcccccatTCACTTACATTAGCTGCGAGGCAGCACATATGAAGGAGGCAACACCATGATCTTTGACCTTGCAGCCAAAGTCATTGTGTACCCTAacctaacacagctctgctgcatgagtctgacagattcagctctgctacatctgacagaGCCAACTTTACCACATgtcagactcagctctgctacatctgacagattaagcttaaaggggttgtccagcgaaaatctttttctttcaaatcaactgatatcagaaagttatatagatttgtaatttacttctatttaaaaatctcaagtcttcccatacttattagctgctgtatgtcatgcagaaaatgttgggTTTTTTTCCGGTCTGACACTGCAGAATTCCTGTCTcggtttctataaatccccatagaaaacctctcctgctctgggcagttcctgtctcggccagagatgtcagcagagagcactgtgtcagactgaaaataaaacatttcctgcaggacatacagcagctgataagtataggaaaacgtgagattttttaatagaagtaaattacaaatctatattactttctcatatcagttgatttgaaagaaaaaaaaattcgctggacaacccctttaatatttagacTTGGTTCTGCTACACCTACCTGTGACAGACCCAGCTttccaatgtttccaaatgtcgactctgctacatctgacttaGAACTGCTTCATCTGACAGACCCGGTCCTACCGCATCAGAATTGCTACATCTGTCAGGACCGGCATCTGTCAAACTCAACTTCTGCAACATCTGtcccactcagctctgctacatctgtcagACTTGGATCTGTTATCTGGGCTCCGCTTACCCTCAGTCCTGCTACATGTGACAGTTGCGGCCTCCCTGCATCAGTCAGCCTGGGTTCTGCTCCATTTAGCcgtctcggctctgctacatgtgtatgTCAGCAGCTGCAGACCAGGCACAGCGCAGGTAATAGCTGCTTCCACTCTCACCTGTCTGTGACACTTCAGCGATGTCAGGAATCATTCCAGACATGAAAAGGCTTTGATTTGCGGCCAGCATTTGTTTGCACTTCCTGGCCAAGTATTCCCGTGCCCCAGGGCCTTTGGCAGAAGTAAACATATAGAGATTTTATTGAGCTCTCTGGCACCCAGCACTGGCCCCGGGGGGCCCACCACCAACCTGACTCTGTCTGAGGACGGGGGAGGGGAGAACCTGGATCGTTATGAACAGAAATTACGCTTGGCTTCTTCCCACGGCCCATTAATCATCAACCATAGAAGAGATGAAGGTTTCTGGCATCTCCTCACCTGGGTTATGAAACATATGGtgtgggggagaggtggtgggGCGACCCATTGGCCTCCTATACAGAGGGGTCTCGTCATCACTTAAAGGGTCACGTCAGCTCCTAGTTTGTCCCACACCCCGGAGGTCTGTCAGCGGGAGGCGATTGGACGGTCATCACATCCTCCGGGACCTGTAGAGACACGCTGAGGGCGCATAGCGAACACGCTCAGTTTACTTTAAGAACCTTGGTGAAGTTCCGGATTAGAGCTTATAATGTTGGCTTATCAAACTTTTTGGATAcatttaaattttaattttctgtcctATATGGTTTCCATTACACTCGTGAGATGGTGGTTGGGGGGTGTTGGCGGGGTGGTAGCAACcagctttcttaaaggggttatccagcgccacaaaaacatggccactttccccttctcttgtctccagttcaggtgtggtttgcaattatgctccatttacttcaatggaactgagtttgaaaccccacctaatctggagacaagagaggggggaaagtggccatgtttttgtagcgctggataacccctttaaagtccataACTAATTAGAACATGGCAGCAATATGGCGTCCATATTGGTACTCCACTTTCTAAGAAATGGTTGAATGCTATGTACTGCTGAGCCAATCTGATACAGTAGAGATGGCGGCCATATTGTCAGTTCCTTATGAACATAGTAGTAGACAATGGGTTGTCCACAATTATAAAAACGTGGCTCTTTTGTccctaaaacagcgccacctctgtctacAGGTTGAGTCTGGTATTGGAGTTTAGTATAGatgagtatgctcgagtccagtggttcggcatttaaataccggtggctccagaagatggatgcagccatagggagtcctggaaaacatggatatggcctatggttgtatccatgttttccaggactcctacctctgcagccaccagtaatcggaGGCTGAACGTTCATTTTTGGGCATGCTCATCTTTAGATCTTAGCCCTCTTTGCGTCAAGCTGAGCTACAATATCAGAGGACCAATGGACAAGCGTGGTGCCCTTGttgtaagaaagcagccatgtttatccTAATCCTAATGTAAAAAGGTCAACTTAGAAGAACGTCTAGAGGTGGGGACAGGAAAATGGGCCCATGAAGGTTCCCTTAGGGCAGAGAGGTATATTAACGGACATGAGGTCAACATATGGCCATTGACCGTAACCTAACCTTTACCATCTCTCTTCTTCTTCCAGGCCACCACCAAGTTGGATGTCGAGAACTGAGATCCACCAAGTACATATCAGATGGCCAGTGCACCAGCCTGAGACCCTTAAAGGAACTGGTGTGCGCCGGAGAATGTCTTCCTCTCCCTATTCTTCCAAATTGGATCGGAGGAGGTTACGGCCTGAAATACTGGAGTCGTCGAAGCACCCAGGAGTGGAGATGCGTCAACGACAAGACGCGCACTCAGCGGATTCAGCTCCAGTGTGCGGACGGCACCAGCAGAACCTACAAAGTCACTGTGGTCACTTCCTGCAAGTGTAAGAGATACACGAGGCAACACAACGAGTCGAGCCACAACTACGAAGGGGTGTCCCCTCTAAAGCCCGCCCATGCCCACCAATATCATCACTCCCACAACAACCGAGATAAGAAAAGACTAAGTAAGATCAGCAAATTCATATCCAGCTAGACCCGGGACCCCAGGAACCTGGCTCCGAGACTGTGTCCCATAAGACTTATACAGACTAGTCCGTTCTGTGAACCCCAATTCCAGAGGTCGTTGAATGAAAAGCTACAATAAAGCTCAACGCTCtgggaaaattttattttttatttttttgaaggactgaactttttatttttaagaagAAATTCCTCAAAATATTTGGAAAAAGTTTGCAGAAGTTGCATTGTGGACAGGGTCAAAGGTGCTTGGAATAGATAAGGCAACATatgtgcaaagaaaaaaaaaaaaggtgaaataaTTTATAAATCCCTTATTTTTTATGCTGAGGGATAGCCAAGCTAAAGTATGTTTTCTTATAAATATAACCTTattttaaaagcaaaaaaatataatGGGAAAAAATAGCCAATATTTTAGATTTTTATGCTCGACACAACAGGAGTCAATGACAAATCCAACTACTCATAAATCAAATTATTCTTGGCCATGaaaatatattatgtatttaaaaataaaaataaaatggaaataaAGTCAATTTTACCTAAAAATATTAgactattttttaaaatttttttaattaatataactgatttaaaaatattaaaaaaataaaaaaaattcctataCATTTTTTGTAATCATGCAATTTTTTTGCAATGATGCAATTCAACCTTTATCtaaaatattctttattttttaattcatTCAAATAATTAATCGAACAATTCAAAAATTATTTGAAACCTTTGTCAATTTAAAAGTTactatttaaaattacatttcaaataattttttaagatataattttttttttattttttttttaaataactaaaacaatgaaaaatgtaaaatattttttctttaaaaaataaaaattgccaaaAATAGGACGAATTAGAAAAATTTGTTTATTTGGATTTTTTTACTTGAATTCCTAAACAACCTGTTGTGTTTTACCAGCATTAAACTATTggccattataaataaaaaaaaatatatatccttAAATATTTATTTGTCACTGTTATTATCGCCCCGCAGAACGGTTTCCGTAGCTTTTGaatgtgtatttttttaaattgtacagtacattatatgtcatacagcattttttttatgtatcaaAGTATTTTCTTACGACTTGTAAGTAGAGCGCATTCCACACTTGTGTAGATATTGTAATATAATTCTGTAGTATTTGTGGTATATTTTTATTGTTGTATTTTATTAGTACAAGACGTGTGTCTAAATGTTTATTAAAAAGCTATAATGTGCAATGGAGATGATAAATTTGAGCTTCTCTTTATTCCTTGCTATGTTTTCATCGTGATATGTCCTGGTCGGGCTGATTTAAAcatgtccctggctggctgtatctgcaacattgtagcttctttgtactgctgggaggattaatcacaatgagttcattaacaacttgacctcagaataacacaatattacaatgttgcagataaatctagccagggacttgtttacatcagttgtctcagaagggagggggagacagagagaaaagctcacacacagatttttgtgtcttcagcagaaagcagcagctgagaactgtgggaaggagactaaatatataataacaagtatgaaagggattgttagtctcaccatgggcagtaacatatcaaaatttatatttgagtggaaaacccctttaaagatttgaatctgtatagtctggaggaaagaagagaatggggggaCACGATCGAAgcctttaaatatgttacaggaataaataaggttcaggatggaagtgtttttagttaaaaaaaatcctaagctcaagaacaaggggacactcTCTGAGGTTAGTtgcgggaaagatcagaagcaacatgagaaaatatgactttactgaaagagtagtagatgcttggaacaaacttcccaCAGATGTGGTTGAtacatctacaataactgaatgtacctgtctgggatatacatatatctatgctaagataataacaagggaaatactaaaagggcagactagatggagcaggcgatcttctgccgacaatcttttatgtttctatgtataAAGATTAGGGTTGTACTACAGGGCAGATGCTCTATGACCTACACATC contains these protein-coding regions:
- the SOSTDC1 gene encoding sclerostin domain-containing protein 1, encoding MIISRLQCCFLYFLCFLFKSCQSFKNDATEILYSHVDKHIGDSANSSAINQARNGGRHPANSALDRTSHHQVGCRELRSTKYISDGQCTSLRPLKELVCAGECLPLPILPNWIGGGYGLKYWSRRSTQEWRCVNDKTRTQRIQLQCADGTSRTYKVTVVTSCKCKRYTRQHNESSHNYEGVSPLKPAHAHQYHHSHNNRDKKRLSKISKFISS